The segment TACTTATGTAGCAGTACTTACAGAAACATCTGATTTCCAGGGTTGTGACGCCTCAGTCCTGCTGGAGTCCAACGGGGGCAACAAGGCCGAGAAGGACGCCAAGCCGAACAAGAGCCTGCGGGGCTTCGGTTCCGTGGAGAGAGTGAAGGCCAAGCTGGAAGCCGCCTGCCCCAACACGGTTTCCTGCGCGGACGTCCTCACCCTCATGGCCCGCGACGCCGTCGTGCTCGCCAGGGGCCCTTCCTGGCCTGTCGCACTCGGTAGGCGAGACGGCAGGGTGTCGAGCGCCACGGAGGCGGCCGACCACCTGCCTCCTGCCTTCGGGGACGTCCCGCTGCTCACCAAGATCTTCGCCGCCAATGGCCTCGACGTCAAGGACCTCGCTGTCCTCTCCGGCGGCCACACCCTCGGCACGGCGCACTGCGGGTCCTACGCCGGCCGGCTATACAACTTCAGCAGCGGCTACAGCGCGGACCCATCCCTCGACAGCGAGTACGCCCACAGGCTCAGGACGCGCTGCAAGAGCGCCGACGACAAGGCCACGCTTTCCGAGATGGACCCCGGCAGCTACAAGACCTTCGACACCAGCTACTACCGCCAGGTCGCGAAACGGAGGGGGCTCTTCCAGTCCGACGCCGCGCTCCTCGCAGACGCCACCACTAGGGAGTACGTCCAGCGCATTGCCACCGGCAAGTTTGACGACGTGTTCTTCAAGGACTTCGGCGAGTCCATGATCAAGATGGGCAACGTTGGCGTGCTCACCGGTGCTCAGGGGGAGATCAGAAAGAAGTGCTACATCGTCAACTAACTAGTTGTTATACTACTaaagcttctttttttttaccacAACAAATTGTAGTCTGTGGTACATAAGTTCATGCACGTATGTCTGTATTATTAATCAGTTTATTATGTTAATTAATTTAGTTGGTGTGATTATATATATTCATGTGTTGTTAAGGGCACTCTTAATATAGAAACTATTTTGTAGTTTGTATAATCAAAGATCGTGTACCAAAAAACAATTCTTCCCAGTGCAGATTTTTCCGTCTAAAGTCCAAGTAAAAATCAAGCAATCTTCTTCCTTCCCTTAATCGAATCCTCTGTGCCATAAACCCCACGCGCGCTCTCAATGAATCACGAGGAGCGAGAGACAAACCATGTAGAGCCACGTTGTGGGCGCGTGGTATGTAGAGGATCAGCCAGCATTCTCTAGAGCGCCTCGATTCGTGCATAGACAATGTTTCCTCTTAAGAAATGGTTTCTTCCCTTTTACCACTCTCTTTTGAGGAAATAGGCTGTCACATCACATCAGCAAATTGCGTACTTATTATGTGATAGTGTAATTAATGTTTATAAAAAACTCTACCATGTTATCGAATAGAAATCGGACAGCCTATCATTATTTGCTTATGTAGCCCATtataagtactccctccataccaataaaacaagtcgttttgacaagatttgggtcaaacattgagaatataaatcatgaataacttttaagttgttgagtttgaaaatttgcaaaccatatgaatagatttgtcatgaaaatactttcataaaaatatatttataccactttttgataaaatatttttataaaaataaaatatcaaAGTTGGACTTTGGAGACCGTGCCATTGTCAAAATGACTTGttttatgggtatggagggacTATGGATATAGAACTTGCATTAATTAATTGATATATTATCATAAACAAGTGTTGAATGGTAACCCAttatttttattaattaatggACATAGTATCATTATTTGCTTATGTAGCCCATTATTTATAATGGTTATTGTACGTAAAGCTTGTCATCATATGAGTTATATGTGAGCAATTTTGAGAAAGTGGTTCAAGAAAGTCGTCCCAATGCTCCAAGTTGTGAGATGTACTGCTGAGTACGTGGTAGTAGTCTCGTTGCCGAGTTTAATATAAAGAATGAAGATGTTGAGATTGAAGCACCATTGCTTCGTTAAACATCGACAGCTTATAGCGTGCTGGTTAGTCCATTTTTTTAGATATAGTCCATATATAGTagtagctatatatatatacatgactGTTCAATATGGGCCAATCACCCGGGTTAGTTTCTGGATCGGATTTACTTATGAAGAGCACAGGGGGCACGTCTGTTCAATTCTTCTCCCAGAAAATCTCAATGATATTCTTTTTACTATTATATATTTGACATATATATAGTGATTGTTcatttttcagaaaaaaatgTTGCATCTTGCTAATATGATCTGACTGTTTTCTCAAGCAACAGCTGATTCAGAGGTTATCCCGGTTATGCCAATAATGTAATTGGAACCATTGACAAGAGCAGGTAGCAATAACCTAGAGGGAGCAGCTAACCGCAATACCGCATCCGAAGGGAGTTGAAGCGTGTTGTCTTGGATGATAGGAAATTTTGCATTCTCGTTGAATGATTCATTCGAGTTCATCAAGGCACTGGGCCACCAAGAGGCGCCATCCGCCCTCGCTTCAACAGAGACTGCAATAACTTTGGCATGGACGATGTTTCCTTGTAGTAATTACTTGGTCTCGTTCTACTTGCCATTCGAAGTGGGCAGTGCCGGCGTGCGTCTGACGAGTCCGACTGGGGCTGCAGCACTGGCCAGTTGTGGGGCGGCTTTGCTTGCTTCTGATGTGCCGTCTGAATTAATCACCGGATCATGTTTATCGGGCGCACTCTCAATACTAAAAATTatatgtatataaaaagttaaaAACTATAGTCCTAATAAACAGATTTTACGGAACAATTTTTTATCTAATCATATTCATTCTCTCTTTATTTATCGGGCGCACTTTATTTATGTATTGGATCTCGTGTAAATATAGTTTCTAACTTAGATCtgatttttatgatttttactctTTATCTTCAATAACTATCTTGTCGTATCAGTAAAATAAATGAATGATACTATAATTAATATCTTTTAAAGACTACTAGTTTGTGTATTGGAAGTACTAACGAGGAGACCTGCATACATATGCGGGGAAGTGAATGACAGTTGACAACGACTCGTACCGTCGAACTCGTCAAGACATGTAGCGTGGAGCCGTCGACATTGCGGCGGCCGTTGGTCATGCGAGGAACCGCCAGCCCGCAAAGATGCATGAACGCAcagcggccggccggccagggCCAGGCAAATCGCGCTTTGATATGCACGCATGATTGACCTGACCACACGCTAGCTAGATTTCGTCTGTCCCCACGTGAAATCaatcacacatacacacacaggGGGTTTCAAAAGAGATATCACACACACAGGGACTCGGCTTAGCGGCTAGCTCCCCCCCGGCCGGCTCGCTCAACCTGTCGCACATGCACATCTGACTTCATGCCATTTTttgggtatatatatataatacgcgTACAAAGCTCGCAGTCGCATTGGATAATGGATAATATACTACTCCAGCGCTTCTGTGCTGACCGTGCACTATAATCTATGCACACACCTGGTTTAATTCCCCGCTTAgactttgtttggatgttgtcggattcacctcaatccatatgtgttgaagtggattgaggtagaatttagttcaagttccactccaatctaCCCCAACACATGTGCATTAATGGGAATCTGACTACATTCAAATAAGACCTTATTAATCCCCGGGCATGGCGGACTCATGGAAGTTTCCAAGCTAGTCCAGCCTCAGTAGCATCTGGTCCGTTGTACTTTACCAGAGTTGTAAGAAACATTTTTTTTACAACAGTTGTAAGAAACTCTACTAGCTAATAACTAGAAACGACCAAATGTTTCCTTACTTACATATATGGTGTCAACTGTCAACTTAGACGCATCAATTAGTCCTTAATATCCGACCGaagttgagaggggtgtgcaTTTCTCAGCTGGTTTATTATATATAGTCATGGTTGGTTGGGGTTCGTTCAGCACGGCGCGCGTATTCGTTCCTTGCAACTGCATGCATTTCAGTTGGAAGGAATCAGTCGACCGGATCATGCATGATCGATATATATGGTTGCCCTAGCCGTACGGAAACGTGCTGACCAGAGTAAGTCCAGCTCGACTTGAGGAAGCATAGCTGTTTCCTGCCGCTGTCGTTGGTATACTCTGTAATGCGTAGTAGAAGAGTAGTAGCAGACCGCCAAGGTGCATGTGCATTGACCCTGCATTCTCAAAGATTTTGCATCGCCCCCAAATCAAATTTACCAAATCATTGAAAGCTGCCACTTGCATAACATCGAGTTTTCTGCACTTGGGCCGTGCTTTCTGGAGAACGAGTACCTTCTAGTCGCGACAACCTAGGTCATTGGGGTTTTGCCAATCCTGCTGCATGTGTGGTGGGCTTACTTTTTTTTCTGAGGTTGTGGAAAGGTTAGAGGGAAAATCTACGTTTGACCAAAACTTTCACCAGGATCCAACCAATTCGTCTCCTTCAATTGGAAAATTGTTCTCTTTTTGGCCTCCTCTGTCTTTTAAATCAATCTGATTTTACCCTGGTTTGGCGCACATGTCGCCAACTACCTTCGTAGTTCAGGGGTCAACTAGTAGAATTTGTTAAACTGTAATGAAAACATTTCTTTCAAAAGTTATCCAAACATTTTTGTTAAAAGTTGTGTAATTAAAATCCCAAAAACTTATTTAATCTtggaaaaattataaataatttcTTTACCTCAGAAAATATCAAACCAATTTCATTTTTTCTCTAACATCATGTCCTATCTTATGGTGTCTAGCCTACGACTCACTGCTACACGATTGGCCTTTAGTCCCGACCGGGAAGGGGCTTTAGCCCTGGATCCCGAGCCGGGACTATACTTccagggctaaagcccccctagTCCCGGCATAAGGCACCGGCGCTAAAGCCccgtctttagtcccggttggtattaccagtcgggactaaagagTGCTGCCAGTGGTGCCACACAGCaacaccctttagtcccggctggtaAAACCAGTCGCGACTAAATGGTcctttagtttttttattttcttttcagtttTGTTTTTAGTATTGGTTATTCATAGGTTTTCCAATATGTATTAGCAGCATAGGATAATAAGCTTATTttatgcatatataattgaattatataactacatatatatatataaatat is part of the Sorghum bicolor cultivar BTx623 chromosome 10, Sorghum_bicolor_NCBIv3, whole genome shotgun sequence genome and harbors:
- the LOC8072841 gene encoding peroxidase 1; translation: MEFKSCLVPLLLPTMALLLLAFGSSPAAAQLQVGYYSKTCPNVEAIVRNETAKIIGAAPSLAGPLLRLHFHDCFVRGCDASVLLESNGGNKAEKDAKPNKSLRGFGSVERVKAKLEAACPNTVSCADVLTLMARDAVVLARGPSWPVALGRRDGRVSSATEAADHLPPAFGDVPLLTKIFAANGLDVKDLAVLSGGHTLGTAHCGSYAGRLYNFSSGYSADPSLDSEYAHRLRTRCKSADDKATLSEMDPGSYKTFDTSYYRQVAKRRGLFQSDAALLADATTREYVQRIATGKFDDVFFKDFGESMIKMGNVGVLTGAQGEIRKKCYIVN